The proteins below are encoded in one region of Solenopsis invicta isolate M01_SB chromosome 8, UNIL_Sinv_3.0, whole genome shotgun sequence:
- the LOC105207978 gene encoding dimethyladenosine transferase 1, mitochondrial produces the protein MAAPRLPPLPTIRDILKIYRLNAIKRLSQNFLMDHNLTDKIIKKAGNLAGSQVLEIGPGPGGLTRSILRRVPERLVVVEKDERFKPTLEMLAESFSAINGKMDIIYDNILNTNIESLFPEEKKRTWNDKPPDIFLIGNLPFSLSTHLIIKWLHAIAEQRGPWAFGRTKMTLTFQKEVAERLVAQPFGEQRCRLSVMAQAWTFPTLRFIIPGKAFVPKPDVDVGVVSFAPLVKPRTQHDFKFFEKVVRHLFSFRQKYSIRCIETLFPKERCKDLGLMMYKLADLEPTLRPTQLTVEEVDRLATAYKYLLEKHPELELFEYRTSRRLLPLSKTKDIIVEDYTETEMLEETSSKSI, from the exons ATGGCTGCTCCACGATTGCCACCACTTCCAACCATACgagatatattgaaaatatatcgTTTGAATGCCATAAAACGTTTATCTCAAAATTTCCTCATGGATCACAATTTAACtgacaaaattataaagaaggCGGGAAATCTCGCTGGAAGTCAAGTACTGGAAATTGGTCCCGGCCCAGGTGGATTGACCCGATCTATCCTGAGAAGGGTCCCTGAACGATTAGTAGTCGTAGAAAAGGATGAAAGATTTAAACCCACTTTAGAGATGCTGGCAGAATCATTTAGCGCGATTAATGGAAAGATGGATATAATATACGATAATATCCTGAACACGAACATAGAGAGTTTATTCCCAGAGGAGAAAAAAAGGACTTGGAACGATAAACCTCCGGATATCTTTCTCATAGGCAATTTACCATTTAGTTTGTCGACACATCTTATAATTAAGTGGCTACATGCGATAGCCGAGCAACGCGGACCCTGGGCGTTTGGCAGAACGAAAATGACGTTGACGTTTCAAAAAGAGGTAGCAGAACGTTTGGTGGCTCAACCGTTTGGGGAGCAACGATGCAGGTTGTCAGTAATGGCACAAGCCTGGACATTTCCAACGCTCCGTTTTATTATACCTG GCAAAGCTTTTGTTCCAAAACCAGATGTCGATGTAGGAGTGGTGTCGTTTGCGCCATTAGTTAAACCGCGCACACAACACGATTTTAAATTCTTCGAAAAAGTGGTGAGGCACTTGTTCAGTTTCAGACAGAAGTACAGCATACGATGTATCGA AACTCTATTTCCAAAGGAACGCTGCAAAGATTTAGGTTTGATGATGTATAAATTGGCTGACTTGGAACCGACGCTCAGGCCGACGCAACTTACCGTGGAAGAAGTCGATAGATTGGCGACCGCCTACAAATATCTGCTGGAGAAACATCCGGAGCTCGAATTGTTCGAGTATCGCACGTCTCGACGCTTGTTACCGCTATCAAAAACGAAAGATATTATAGTAGAAGACTATACAGAGACAGAAATGCTGGAAGAAACAAGTAGTAAGAGTATCTAA
- the LOC105207976 gene encoding cytochrome c oxidase assembly factor 3, mitochondrial, translating to MGPDNRVQQSEAMPKVDILRDVGKLKSTDIVYMKRMEEQNLQRAKKVQGYRKSNNRTAIPLGLIAIGIYAYTIYSVKQEKFLDDFEVPEKTVEKAA from the exons ATGGGACCTG ATAATCGAGTTCAGCAAAGCGAGGCTATGCCAAAAGTTGATATATTAAGAGACGTGGGAAAACTCAAGTCTACAGATATAGTTTATATGAAACGCATGGAAGAACAAAACTTGCAGAGAGCAAAGAAAGTACAAGGATATCGTAAATCTAATAATCGTACCGCTATCCCTTTAGGTCTTATAGCGATCGGGATTTACGCTTATACAATATATTCGGTTAAACAAGAAAAGTTCTTGGACGACTTTGAAGTGCCGGAAAAGACGGTTGAGAAGGCTGCTTGA